In Caretta caretta isolate rCarCar2 chromosome 20, rCarCar1.hap1, whole genome shotgun sequence, a single window of DNA contains:
- the LOC125627395 gene encoding beta-1,3-galactosyltransferase 1-like, which produces MGAGFLRKQLLVCFSAFLFLLVVIIRQDAPGTLQLGFLGALRGEPVSAEKRQGSPTFQWRGTEEERAGDSMPVPVPSRPPATTRHPLQVVYPYGYRFLLNEPDKCRERAPFLVLLVATEPKDIMVRNAIRQTWGNERAVPGVSMVRIFLTGVHPRYGSPLQRLLEEESALHRDIIQQDFLDTYNNLTLKTLMGMEWVSRHCSNASYVMKADSDIFLNVGFLVRQLLQPQLPPKKDFMTGHIYRNTGPLRSKAYKWYVPREVYPNDTYPPYCGGAGYVLSGDLAKKVYGAAQTLRVINMEDAFLGICLYKLGISVTNSPWGLFNVFWLEYEKCRFSRLVLVHQYGPTDLLRVWPDFQGGNKTCPS; this is translated from the coding sequence ATGGGGGCTGGCTTCCTGCGCAAGCAGCTCTTGGTCTGTTTCTCCGCCTTCCTCTTCCTGTTGGTTGTCATCATCCGCCAGGACGCCCCTGGGACCCTGCAGCTGGGGTTCCTGGGTGCACTCCGGGGTGAGCCTGTCTCTGCAGAGAAGCGCCAGGGCAGCCCCACCTTCCAGTGGCGAggcacagaggaggagagagctgGGGACTCCATGCCTGTGCCCGTGCCCAGCCGCCCGCCAGCGACCACCAGGCACCCGCTGCAGGTCGTCTACCCCTATGGCTACCGCTTCCTCCTGAACGAGCCGGACAAGTGCCGGGAGCGGGCGCCCTTCCTGGTGCTGCTGGTGGCGACGGAGCCCAAGGACATCATGGTGAGGAACGCCATCCGCCAGACCTGGGGCAACGAGCGCGCCGTGCCCGGGGTCTCCATGGTGCGGATCTTCCTGACCGGGGTCCACCCGCGCTACGGCTCCCCGCTGCAGCggctgctggaggaggagagcGCCCTGCATCGCGACATCATCCAGCAGGACTTCCTGGACACCTACAACAACCTGACCCTCAAGACGCTGATGGGCATGGAGTGGGTGAGCAGGCACTGCTCCAATGCCAGTTACGTGATGAAGGCCGACAGCGACATCTTCCTCAACGTGGGCTTCCTCGTCCggcagctgctgcagccccagctgccgCCCAAGAAGGACTTCATGACGGGGCACATCTACAGGAACACGGGGCCGCTGCGGAGCAAGGCGTACAAGTGGTACGTGCCCCGGGAGGTGTACCCCAACGACACCTACCCCCCCTACTGCGGGGGTGCTGGCTACGTGCTCTCTGGAGACCTTGCCAAGAAGGTGTACGGGGCGGCCCAGACCCTCCGGGTCATCAACATGGAGGATGCGTTCCTGGGGATCTGTTTGTACAAGCTGGGCATCAGCGTGACCAACAGCCCCTGGGGCCTCTTCAACGTCTTCTGGCTGGAGTACGAGAAGTGCCGGTTCTCCAGGCTGGTGCTGGTGCATCAGTACGGGCCCACGGACCTGCTGAGGGTCTGGCCGGACTTCCAGGGCGGGAACAAGACCTGCCCCAGctag